From the genome of Sphingomonas sp. HMP6, one region includes:
- a CDS encoding FtsW/RodA/SpoVE family cell cycle protein, with amino-acid sequence MNAPAPKLWKSMKGRGGRGDRSALGMWFWDIDRVLLLLTLLLIAVGLIAVGAASPAAATRYSDGKHIVPPLFYLWWQLAWIGVSLPILLVVSMLPVPLARRLALLGTVVCLILLMLVPVIGVEKNGATRWINLGISLLQPSEFLKPFFIVTVAWLLSMRAQDEALPVVIITGGMTALVALLLMLQPDFGQTVVFCAVWMALLMISGTSPKVMGALIAAVPVALLAAYTFYGTARARINAFLFPEAEGIGAADHFQTNAAHDTITAGGWRGTGPGGGSMKFRLPEGHTDYIFSVIGEEFGLIACVIIAMLFLAIVVRVFVKLLDEQDEFRLFAAAGLATQFGVQALISMAVNTGLAPSKGMTLPFISYGGSSLIALSIGMGLLLAFTRRNPFVTRSKYIAHASARSGI; translated from the coding sequence ATGAACGCCCCCGCACCGAAATTGTGGAAGAGCATGAAGGGGCGCGGCGGTCGTGGTGATCGTTCGGCGCTCGGCATGTGGTTCTGGGATATCGACCGGGTTTTGCTGCTGCTGACGCTGCTGCTGATCGCGGTCGGCTTGATCGCGGTAGGGGCTGCGTCGCCGGCCGCCGCGACGCGCTATTCAGACGGCAAGCATATCGTGCCGCCGCTGTTTTATCTGTGGTGGCAGCTGGCGTGGATCGGGGTGTCGCTGCCGATCCTGCTGGTCGTGTCGATGCTGCCGGTGCCACTTGCGCGGCGGCTGGCGCTGCTCGGGACTGTGGTCTGTCTGATCCTGCTGATGCTGGTGCCGGTGATCGGGGTCGAGAAAAACGGCGCGACGCGCTGGATCAACCTCGGCATTTCGCTGTTGCAGCCCTCCGAATTCCTCAAGCCCTTTTTCATCGTGACGGTGGCGTGGCTGCTGTCGATGCGGGCGCAGGACGAAGCGCTGCCGGTGGTCATCATCACTGGCGGGATGACGGCGCTGGTCGCACTGTTGCTGATGCTCCAGCCCGATTTCGGGCAGACGGTGGTGTTCTGCGCGGTGTGGATGGCGCTGCTGATGATTTCGGGCACCTCGCCCAAGGTGATGGGCGCGCTGATCGCGGCGGTGCCGGTCGCGCTGCTCGCCGCTTATACATTCTACGGCACGGCGCGCGCGCGGATCAACGCGTTCCTCTTTCCGGAGGCCGAGGGGATCGGCGCGGCCGACCATTTCCAGACCAATGCCGCGCACGACACGATCACCGCGGGCGGCTGGCGTGGGACCGGGCCTGGCGGTGGATCGATGAAGTTCCGGCTGCCCGAGGGGCATACCGACTACATCTTCTCGGTAATCGGTGAAGAGTTCGGGCTGATCGCGTGCGTCATTATCGCGATGCTGTTCCTGGCGATCGTGGTGCGGGTGTTCGTCAAATTGTTGGATGAGCAGGACGAATTTCGCCTGTTCGCCGCCGCCGGGCTCGCCACGCAATTCGGCGTGCAGGCGCTGATTTCGATGGCGGTGAACACCGGGCTTGCCCCATCAAAGGGCATGACGCTGCCCTTTATCAGCTATGGCGGATCGTCGCTGATCGCGCTGTCGATCGGCATGGGGTTGCTGCTGGCCTTCACGCGGCGCAATCCGTTCGTTACGCGCTCCAAATACATTGCGCATGCGAGCGCGCGGAGCGGCATATGA
- the murG gene encoding undecaprenyldiphospho-muramoylpentapeptide beta-N-acetylglucosaminyltransferase: MTAKHFVLAAGGTGGHMVPAAALAAELTKRGHYVALISDERGVRFPGLFEGVQTHILPAGRLGGGPIGYAKAALAMLKGRAMAIELYKSFRPDAVIGFGGYPALPALLGAFHQDIPTAVHEQNAVLGRVNRLVAGKVDAIATSYANVQRLSSKHRDKTHLVGNPVRDAVLALRSKPYPLLEEDGIFRVLVTGGSQGASVLSQVVPDGLSLLPVAFRRRLQVTHQARIEDIDACRAKYKELDIAADLATYLPDMPEQLAWAHLVIARAGASTLAELTCAGRPAILVPLPSATDDHQTANAKEMTSAGGARTIDQRSFTPVELAKQMQRLGLDPEALQNAAGRARACGRPDAVRDLADLVESLGNPMGDMPIGKPQPIKEAFA, from the coding sequence ATGACGGCGAAACATTTCGTATTGGCGGCGGGCGGGACCGGCGGGCACATGGTGCCGGCGGCGGCGCTTGCGGCCGAACTGACCAAGCGCGGGCATTATGTCGCGCTGATCAGCGACGAGCGCGGCGTGCGCTTCCCCGGTCTGTTCGAAGGTGTGCAGACGCACATCCTGCCGGCAGGCCGGTTGGGCGGCGGGCCGATCGGGTACGCCAAGGCGGCCTTGGCGATGCTCAAGGGCCGCGCGATGGCGATCGAGCTCTACAAGAGCTTCCGCCCCGATGCGGTGATCGGCTTCGGCGGATATCCAGCACTTCCGGCGCTGCTCGGCGCGTTCCATCAGGACATCCCGACGGCGGTGCATGAACAGAATGCCGTGCTCGGCCGCGTCAACCGGCTGGTCGCGGGCAAGGTCGATGCGATCGCAACCTCCTATGCCAACGTTCAGCGCCTGTCGTCCAAGCATCGCGACAAGACGCATCTCGTCGGCAATCCGGTGCGCGATGCGGTGCTAGCGCTGCGCAGCAAGCCGTACCCGCTGCTGGAGGAAGACGGCATTTTCCGGGTGCTGGTGACGGGCGGAAGCCAGGGTGCGAGCGTGCTGAGCCAGGTCGTGCCCGACGGTCTGTCGCTGCTGCCGGTGGCGTTCCGGCGGCGCTTGCAGGTTACGCATCAGGCGCGGATCGAGGATATCGATGCGTGCCGCGCGAAATATAAGGAACTCGATATCGCGGCCGACCTCGCCACCTATTTGCCCGACATGCCCGAGCAACTGGCCTGGGCGCATCTGGTGATCGCACGGGCGGGGGCATCGACGCTGGCGGAACTGACCTGCGCGGGGCGGCCCGCGATCCTGGTGCCGCTGCCGAGCGCGACCGACGATCATCAGACCGCGAACGCCAAGGAAATGACTTCGGCCGGCGGCGCGCGGACGATCGATCAGCGCAGCTTTACGCCAGTAGAACTCGCCAAGCAGATGCAGCGGCTTGGGCTCGATCCCGAAGCGCTGCAGAATGCGGCCGGGCGCGCGCGGGCGTGCGGTCGGCCCGATGCGGTGCGCGATCTGGCCGATTTGGTCGAGAGTCTCGGTAATCCGATGGGGGACATGCCGATCGGCAAGCCGCAACCGATCAAGGAAGCTTTCGCATGA
- the murC gene encoding UDP-N-acetylmuramate--L-alanine ligase encodes MRGVATDIGTIHFVGIGGIGMSGIAEVMKNLGYAVQGSDVAEGYVVEGLRAKGIKVLIGHSADNLGDAAVIVTSTAIKRGNPEVEAALERRIPVVRRAEMLAELMRLKSTVAVAGTHGKTTTTSMVAALLDAGGVDPTVINGGIINSYGSNARLGASDWMVVEADESDGSFLRLDGTIAVVTNIDPEHLDHYGSFDAVKDAFVEFVENVPFYGAALLCLDHPEVQNIIPRVRDRRVVTYGFSAQSDVRGVNVTPIPGGNRFEVIVRHRDGTSRSIEGIEMPMPGRHNVQNALAAIGVALELGIDDATIQQGFAKFGGVKRRFTKVGETGGVTIIDDYGHHPVEIRAVLSAAREGVENRVIAVVQPHRYSRLGDLMEEFQGAFNDADMVFVAPVYAAGEAPVEGVDADALVEGLKRRGHRSAATVSDAGGLATALAGVVQPGDMVVCLGAGDITKWAAGLAAGIEAAR; translated from the coding sequence ATGAGGGGTGTCGCAACCGACATCGGCACAATCCATTTCGTCGGCATCGGCGGGATCGGCATGTCCGGCATTGCCGAGGTGATGAAGAACCTCGGCTATGCGGTGCAGGGGTCGGACGTGGCCGAGGGTTATGTCGTCGAGGGGCTGCGTGCCAAGGGGATCAAGGTCCTGATTGGGCACAGCGCCGACAATCTCGGCGACGCGGCGGTGATCGTCACCTCGACCGCGATCAAGCGTGGCAACCCCGAAGTCGAGGCCGCACTCGAACGGCGCATCCCGGTGGTGCGGCGCGCGGAAATGCTCGCCGAGTTGATGCGCTTGAAATCGACCGTCGCGGTCGCAGGGACGCATGGCAAGACGACGACGACCTCGATGGTCGCCGCGCTGCTTGATGCGGGCGGTGTCGATCCGACCGTCATCAACGGCGGCATCATCAACAGCTACGGGTCGAACGCACGGCTCGGCGCAAGCGACTGGATGGTGGTCGAGGCCGACGAGAGCGACGGCAGCTTCCTGCGGCTCGACGGCACGATCGCGGTCGTCACCAACATCGATCCGGAGCATCTCGACCATTATGGCTCGTTCGACGCGGTGAAGGATGCGTTCGTCGAGTTCGTCGAGAACGTGCCCTTCTACGGCGCGGCGTTGCTGTGCCTCGATCATCCCGAAGTGCAAAACATCATCCCGCGCGTGCGCGACCGGCGCGTGGTGACCTACGGTTTCTCGGCGCAGTCCGACGTGCGCGGCGTCAACGTGACGCCGATCCCCGGCGGCAATCGCTTCGAGGTGATCGTCCGCCACCGCGACGGGACGAGCCGGTCGATCGAGGGGATCGAAATGCCGATGCCCGGGCGGCACAACGTGCAGAATGCGCTGGCGGCGATCGGCGTGGCGCTGGAACTCGGCATCGATGATGCGACGATCCAGCAGGGCTTTGCGAAATTCGGCGGCGTGAAGCGGCGTTTCACCAAGGTGGGCGAGACGGGTGGCGTCACGATCATCGACGATTACGGGCATCACCCGGTGGAAATCCGTGCGGTGCTGTCGGCGGCGCGCGAGGGCGTCGAGAATCGCGTCATCGCGGTGGTGCAACCGCATCGCTATTCGCGGCTGGGCGATTTGATGGAAGAGTTTCAGGGCGCGTTCAACGATGCCGATATGGTGTTCGTGGCCCCCGTTTATGCAGCGGGCGAGGCCCCGGTCGAGGGCGTTGATGCCGACGCACTGGTCGAGGGATTGAAGCGTCGCGGGCATCGTTCGGCGGCGACGGTTTCGGATGCGGGCGGGTTGGCGACGGCGCTGGCTGGGGTGGTGCAGCCGGGTGATATGGTCGTCTGCCTGGGGGCAGGGGATATTACCAAATGGGCGGCCGGGTTGGCAGCGGGTATCGAGGCGGCGCGATGA